One window from the genome of Ciconia boyciana chromosome 8, ASM3463844v1, whole genome shotgun sequence encodes:
- the KLHL25 gene encoding kelch-like protein 25 isoform X2, with protein MFVTHPVRFWWWLAAAVNSAVVLIAALVIVSFQGKSSVIMSVSVHENRKSRTSTGSMNILLFHKASHPDCVLSHLNTLRKHCMFTDVTLWAGNRSFPCHRAVLAASSRYFEAMFSNGLRESLDDEVNFHDSLHPEVLELLLDFAYSSRIIINEENAESLLEAGDMLQFHDVRDAAAEFLEKNLYPSNCLGMMLLSDAHQCRRLYELSWRMCLVNFETVHKSEDFNNLSKDTLLDLISSDELEIEDEEKVFKAVIQWVKYDLDERKAYLPELLRNVRLALLPSECLKEALACEDLIMVDERNKLVLDEAIQCKKKILQHDGVVTSPCARPRKAAGHTLLILGGQTFMCDKIYQVDHKAKEIIPKADLPSPRKEFSACAIGCKVYITGGRGSENGVSKDVWVYDTVHEEWSKAAPMLIARFGHGSAELENCLYVVGGHTAVAGVFPASPSVSLKQVEKYDPVSNKWMMVAPLRDGVSNAAVLLSAPGSTCHHDEGQGLGACIQEVNKVPESHPCPLSRCWSQHSDRVPSRPPAQDSEEPFASPPEEPFASLPSTSSRRHSWPRCWHHATGARRATQPHHRPPRRDGEEPGALAAGLRLGTGARGRLVGAGGPTGLGRWRVCTPRQARH; from the exons gcaAGAGCTCTGTCATCATGTCAGTCAGCGTCCACGAGAACCGTAAATCCCGAACTAGCACCGGCTCCATGAACATCTTGCTTTTTCACAAAGCTTCCCACCCGGACTGCGTCTTGTCCCATCTGAACACCCTGCGGAAGCACTGCATGTTCACCGATGTCACCCTTTGGGCAGGAAACAGGTCATTCCCATGTCATCGGGCAGTGCTGGCTGCCTCCAGCAGATACTTTGAAGCCATGTTTAGCAACGGCCTCCGGGAGAGCCTGGATGATGAGGTGAACTTCCATGACAGTCTCCACCCAGAAGTGCTGGAGCTACTGCTAGACTTTGCTTATTCTTCTCGGATCATCATCAATGAGGAGAACGCTGAGTCCCTCCTGGAGGCTGGAGACATGCTGCAGTTCCATGACGTCCGAGACGCAGCGGCTGAGTTCCTGGAGAAGAACCTCTACCCTTCCAACTGCCTGGGCATGATGCTGCTCTCGGATGCTCATCAGTGCCGGCGGCTCTATGAGCTGTCCTGGAGGATGTGCCTGGTCAACTTTGAGACTGTTCACAAGAGTGAGGACTTCAACAATCTTTCCAAGGACACTCTGCTGGATCTCATCTCCAGTGATGAGCTGGAAATTGAGGATGAAGAAAAGGTCTTTAAGGCTGTCATCCAGTGGGTGAAGTACGATCTGGATGAGCGGAAGGCTTATCTCCCAGAACTTCTGAGGAACGTTCGTCTGGCCTTGCTTCCTTCTGAATGCCTCAAGGAAGCCTTGGCTTGTGAGGACTTGATCATGGTGGATGAAAGGAACAAGCTTGTCTTGGATGAAGCTATCCAGTGCAAGAAGAAGATCCTCCAGCATGATGGGGTGGTCACCAGTCCCTGTGCCAGGCCTCGCAAAGCTGCTGGGCACACCTTGCTGATACTGGGAGGACAGACCTTCATGTGTGATAAGATCTACCAAGTGGAtcacaaagcaaaggaaattatcCCCAAAGCAGACCTGCCGAGTCCACGGAAGGAGTTTAGTGCCTGTGCCATTGGCTGCAAAGTATATATCACTGGAGGCAGGGGCTCAGAGAACGGGGTCTCAAAAGACGTATGGGTGTATGACACTGTTCATGAGGAATGGTCAAAAGCTGCCCCAATGTTAATAGCTCGGTTTGGGCATGGCTCGGCTGAATTGGAAAACTGTCTGTATGTGGTTGGTGGACACACTGCGGTAGCTGGAGTCTTTCCTGCATctccttctgtttccttgaaGCAAGTAGAGAAGTACGATCCCGTATCCAACAAATGGATGATGGTGGCTCCTTTGAGAGATGGAGTGAGCAACGCTGCAGTG CTTTTGTCAGCACCTGGAAGCACTTGCCATCATGATGAGGGTCAGGGCTTGGGGGCTTGTATCCAGGAGGTCAATAAG gtTCCAGAGTCACATCCATGTCCCCTGTCTCGCTGCTGGAGCCAACACAGTGACCGAGTCCCCTCCCGTCCTCCCGCACAGGACTCCGAGGAGCCTTTCGCATCCCCTCCCGAGGAGCCTTTCGCATCccttcccagcaccagcagcaggaggcacaGCTGGCCCCGCTGCTGGCACCACGCCACGGGGGCACGGAGGGccacccagccccaccaccGGCCACCGCGCAGGGATGGCGAGGAGCCGGGAGCGCTGGCGGCCGGGCTGAGGCTGGGTACGGGGGCGCGGGGACGGCTCGTGGGTGCTGGTGGCCCGACAGGACTGGGGAGATGGAGGGTGTGCACCCCTCGGCAAGCACGGCATTAG
- the KLHL25 gene encoding kelch-like protein 25 isoform X4 encodes MSVSVHENRKSRTSTGSMNILLFHKASHPDCVLSHLNTLRKHCMFTDVTLWAGNRSFPCHRAVLAASSRYFEAMFSNGLRESLDDEVNFHDSLHPEVLELLLDFAYSSRIIINEENAESLLEAGDMLQFHDVRDAAAEFLEKNLYPSNCLGMMLLSDAHQCRRLYELSWRMCLVNFETVHKSEDFNNLSKDTLLDLISSDELEIEDEEKVFKAVIQWVKYDLDERKAYLPELLRNVRLALLPSECLKEALACEDLIMVDERNKLVLDEAIQCKKKILQHDGVVTSPCARPRKAAGHTLLILGGQTFMCDKIYQVDHKAKEIIPKADLPSPRKEFSACAIGCKVYITGGRGSENGVSKDVWVYDTVHEEWSKAAPMLIARFGHGSAELENCLYVVGGHTAVAGVFPASPSVSLKQVEKYDPVSNKWMMVAPLRDGVSNAAVVSARLKLFVFGGTSIHRDMVSKVQCYDPAENRWMIKAECPQPWRYTAAAVLGSQIFIMGGDTEFTAASAYRFDCETDQWTRIGDMTAKRMSCHALASGNKLYVVGGYFGTQRCKTLDCYDPMSDTWNCITTVPYSLIPTAFVSTWKHLPS; translated from the coding sequence ATGTCAGTCAGCGTCCACGAGAACCGTAAATCCCGAACTAGCACCGGCTCCATGAACATCTTGCTTTTTCACAAAGCTTCCCACCCGGACTGCGTCTTGTCCCATCTGAACACCCTGCGGAAGCACTGCATGTTCACCGATGTCACCCTTTGGGCAGGAAACAGGTCATTCCCATGTCATCGGGCAGTGCTGGCTGCCTCCAGCAGATACTTTGAAGCCATGTTTAGCAACGGCCTCCGGGAGAGCCTGGATGATGAGGTGAACTTCCATGACAGTCTCCACCCAGAAGTGCTGGAGCTACTGCTAGACTTTGCTTATTCTTCTCGGATCATCATCAATGAGGAGAACGCTGAGTCCCTCCTGGAGGCTGGAGACATGCTGCAGTTCCATGACGTCCGAGACGCAGCGGCTGAGTTCCTGGAGAAGAACCTCTACCCTTCCAACTGCCTGGGCATGATGCTGCTCTCGGATGCTCATCAGTGCCGGCGGCTCTATGAGCTGTCCTGGAGGATGTGCCTGGTCAACTTTGAGACTGTTCACAAGAGTGAGGACTTCAACAATCTTTCCAAGGACACTCTGCTGGATCTCATCTCCAGTGATGAGCTGGAAATTGAGGATGAAGAAAAGGTCTTTAAGGCTGTCATCCAGTGGGTGAAGTACGATCTGGATGAGCGGAAGGCTTATCTCCCAGAACTTCTGAGGAACGTTCGTCTGGCCTTGCTTCCTTCTGAATGCCTCAAGGAAGCCTTGGCTTGTGAGGACTTGATCATGGTGGATGAAAGGAACAAGCTTGTCTTGGATGAAGCTATCCAGTGCAAGAAGAAGATCCTCCAGCATGATGGGGTGGTCACCAGTCCCTGTGCCAGGCCTCGCAAAGCTGCTGGGCACACCTTGCTGATACTGGGAGGACAGACCTTCATGTGTGATAAGATCTACCAAGTGGAtcacaaagcaaaggaaattatcCCCAAAGCAGACCTGCCGAGTCCACGGAAGGAGTTTAGTGCCTGTGCCATTGGCTGCAAAGTATATATCACTGGAGGCAGGGGCTCAGAGAACGGGGTCTCAAAAGACGTATGGGTGTATGACACTGTTCATGAGGAATGGTCAAAAGCTGCCCCAATGTTAATAGCTCGGTTTGGGCATGGCTCGGCTGAATTGGAAAACTGTCTGTATGTGGTTGGTGGACACACTGCGGTAGCTGGAGTCTTTCCTGCATctccttctgtttccttgaaGCAAGTAGAGAAGTACGATCCCGTATCCAACAAATGGATGATGGTGGCTCCTTTGAGAGATGGAGTGAGCAACGCTGCAGTGGTGAGCGCCAGGCTGAAGCTTTTTGTCTTTGGTGGGACCAGCATTCACCGAGACATGGTGTCCAAAGTCCAGTGCTATGATCCAGCTGAGAATCGGTGGATGATCAAAGCTGAATGCCCACAGCCCTGGCGCTACACAGCAGCCGCTGTCCTGGGCAGCCAGATTTTTATCATGGGGGGAGACACAGAGTTCACAGCAGCATCCGCCTACCGCTTTGACTGCGAAACAGACCAGTGGACGCGCATTGGGGACATGACAGCCAAGCGCATGTCATGCCACGCGTTGGCCTCGGGGAATAAACTCTACGTGGTGGGGGGTTACTTTGGGACTCAGAGGTGCAAAACGCTGGACTGCTACGACCCTATGTCAGACACGTGGAACTGTATCACAACGGTGCCTTACTCGCTCATCCCCACAGCTTTTGTCAGCACCTGGAAGCACTTGCCATCATGA
- the KLHL25 gene encoding kelch-like protein 25 isoform X3, with the protein MPGKSSVIMSVSVHENRKSRTSTGSMNILLFHKASHPDCVLSHLNTLRKHCMFTDVTLWAGNRSFPCHRAVLAASSRYFEAMFSNGLRESLDDEVNFHDSLHPEVLELLLDFAYSSRIIINEENAESLLEAGDMLQFHDVRDAAAEFLEKNLYPSNCLGMMLLSDAHQCRRLYELSWRMCLVNFETVHKSEDFNNLSKDTLLDLISSDELEIEDEEKVFKAVIQWVKYDLDERKAYLPELLRNVRLALLPSECLKEALACEDLIMVDERNKLVLDEAIQCKKKILQHDGVVTSPCARPRKAAGHTLLILGGQTFMCDKIYQVDHKAKEIIPKADLPSPRKEFSACAIGCKVYITGGRGSENGVSKDVWVYDTVHEEWSKAAPMLIARFGHGSAELENCLYVVGGHTAVAGVFPASPSVSLKQVEKYDPVSNKWMMVAPLRDGVSNAAVVSARLKLFVFGGTSIHRDMVSKVQCYDPAENRWMIKAECPQPWRYTAAAVLGSQIFIMGGDTEFTAASAYRFDCETDQWTRIGDMTAKRMSCHALASGNKLYVVGGYFGTQRCKTLDCYDPMSDTWNCITTVPYSLIPTAFVSTWKHLPS; encoded by the coding sequence gcaAGAGCTCTGTCATCATGTCAGTCAGCGTCCACGAGAACCGTAAATCCCGAACTAGCACCGGCTCCATGAACATCTTGCTTTTTCACAAAGCTTCCCACCCGGACTGCGTCTTGTCCCATCTGAACACCCTGCGGAAGCACTGCATGTTCACCGATGTCACCCTTTGGGCAGGAAACAGGTCATTCCCATGTCATCGGGCAGTGCTGGCTGCCTCCAGCAGATACTTTGAAGCCATGTTTAGCAACGGCCTCCGGGAGAGCCTGGATGATGAGGTGAACTTCCATGACAGTCTCCACCCAGAAGTGCTGGAGCTACTGCTAGACTTTGCTTATTCTTCTCGGATCATCATCAATGAGGAGAACGCTGAGTCCCTCCTGGAGGCTGGAGACATGCTGCAGTTCCATGACGTCCGAGACGCAGCGGCTGAGTTCCTGGAGAAGAACCTCTACCCTTCCAACTGCCTGGGCATGATGCTGCTCTCGGATGCTCATCAGTGCCGGCGGCTCTATGAGCTGTCCTGGAGGATGTGCCTGGTCAACTTTGAGACTGTTCACAAGAGTGAGGACTTCAACAATCTTTCCAAGGACACTCTGCTGGATCTCATCTCCAGTGATGAGCTGGAAATTGAGGATGAAGAAAAGGTCTTTAAGGCTGTCATCCAGTGGGTGAAGTACGATCTGGATGAGCGGAAGGCTTATCTCCCAGAACTTCTGAGGAACGTTCGTCTGGCCTTGCTTCCTTCTGAATGCCTCAAGGAAGCCTTGGCTTGTGAGGACTTGATCATGGTGGATGAAAGGAACAAGCTTGTCTTGGATGAAGCTATCCAGTGCAAGAAGAAGATCCTCCAGCATGATGGGGTGGTCACCAGTCCCTGTGCCAGGCCTCGCAAAGCTGCTGGGCACACCTTGCTGATACTGGGAGGACAGACCTTCATGTGTGATAAGATCTACCAAGTGGAtcacaaagcaaaggaaattatcCCCAAAGCAGACCTGCCGAGTCCACGGAAGGAGTTTAGTGCCTGTGCCATTGGCTGCAAAGTATATATCACTGGAGGCAGGGGCTCAGAGAACGGGGTCTCAAAAGACGTATGGGTGTATGACACTGTTCATGAGGAATGGTCAAAAGCTGCCCCAATGTTAATAGCTCGGTTTGGGCATGGCTCGGCTGAATTGGAAAACTGTCTGTATGTGGTTGGTGGACACACTGCGGTAGCTGGAGTCTTTCCTGCATctccttctgtttccttgaaGCAAGTAGAGAAGTACGATCCCGTATCCAACAAATGGATGATGGTGGCTCCTTTGAGAGATGGAGTGAGCAACGCTGCAGTGGTGAGCGCCAGGCTGAAGCTTTTTGTCTTTGGTGGGACCAGCATTCACCGAGACATGGTGTCCAAAGTCCAGTGCTATGATCCAGCTGAGAATCGGTGGATGATCAAAGCTGAATGCCCACAGCCCTGGCGCTACACAGCAGCCGCTGTCCTGGGCAGCCAGATTTTTATCATGGGGGGAGACACAGAGTTCACAGCAGCATCCGCCTACCGCTTTGACTGCGAAACAGACCAGTGGACGCGCATTGGGGACATGACAGCCAAGCGCATGTCATGCCACGCGTTGGCCTCGGGGAATAAACTCTACGTGGTGGGGGGTTACTTTGGGACTCAGAGGTGCAAAACGCTGGACTGCTACGACCCTATGTCAGACACGTGGAACTGTATCACAACGGTGCCTTACTCGCTCATCCCCACAGCTTTTGTCAGCACCTGGAAGCACTTGCCATCATGA
- the KLHL25 gene encoding kelch-like protein 25 isoform X1 — MFVTHPVRFWWWLAAAVNSAVVLIAALVIVSFQGKSSVIMSVSVHENRKSRTSTGSMNILLFHKASHPDCVLSHLNTLRKHCMFTDVTLWAGNRSFPCHRAVLAASSRYFEAMFSNGLRESLDDEVNFHDSLHPEVLELLLDFAYSSRIIINEENAESLLEAGDMLQFHDVRDAAAEFLEKNLYPSNCLGMMLLSDAHQCRRLYELSWRMCLVNFETVHKSEDFNNLSKDTLLDLISSDELEIEDEEKVFKAVIQWVKYDLDERKAYLPELLRNVRLALLPSECLKEALACEDLIMVDERNKLVLDEAIQCKKKILQHDGVVTSPCARPRKAAGHTLLILGGQTFMCDKIYQVDHKAKEIIPKADLPSPRKEFSACAIGCKVYITGGRGSENGVSKDVWVYDTVHEEWSKAAPMLIARFGHGSAELENCLYVVGGHTAVAGVFPASPSVSLKQVEKYDPVSNKWMMVAPLRDGVSNAAVVSARLKLFVFGGTSIHRDMVSKVQCYDPAENRWMIKAECPQPWRYTAAAVLGSQIFIMGGDTEFTAASAYRFDCETDQWTRIGDMTAKRMSCHALASGNKLYVVGGYFGTQRCKTLDCYDPMSDTWNCITTVPYSLIPTAFVSTWKHLPS, encoded by the coding sequence gcaAGAGCTCTGTCATCATGTCAGTCAGCGTCCACGAGAACCGTAAATCCCGAACTAGCACCGGCTCCATGAACATCTTGCTTTTTCACAAAGCTTCCCACCCGGACTGCGTCTTGTCCCATCTGAACACCCTGCGGAAGCACTGCATGTTCACCGATGTCACCCTTTGGGCAGGAAACAGGTCATTCCCATGTCATCGGGCAGTGCTGGCTGCCTCCAGCAGATACTTTGAAGCCATGTTTAGCAACGGCCTCCGGGAGAGCCTGGATGATGAGGTGAACTTCCATGACAGTCTCCACCCAGAAGTGCTGGAGCTACTGCTAGACTTTGCTTATTCTTCTCGGATCATCATCAATGAGGAGAACGCTGAGTCCCTCCTGGAGGCTGGAGACATGCTGCAGTTCCATGACGTCCGAGACGCAGCGGCTGAGTTCCTGGAGAAGAACCTCTACCCTTCCAACTGCCTGGGCATGATGCTGCTCTCGGATGCTCATCAGTGCCGGCGGCTCTATGAGCTGTCCTGGAGGATGTGCCTGGTCAACTTTGAGACTGTTCACAAGAGTGAGGACTTCAACAATCTTTCCAAGGACACTCTGCTGGATCTCATCTCCAGTGATGAGCTGGAAATTGAGGATGAAGAAAAGGTCTTTAAGGCTGTCATCCAGTGGGTGAAGTACGATCTGGATGAGCGGAAGGCTTATCTCCCAGAACTTCTGAGGAACGTTCGTCTGGCCTTGCTTCCTTCTGAATGCCTCAAGGAAGCCTTGGCTTGTGAGGACTTGATCATGGTGGATGAAAGGAACAAGCTTGTCTTGGATGAAGCTATCCAGTGCAAGAAGAAGATCCTCCAGCATGATGGGGTGGTCACCAGTCCCTGTGCCAGGCCTCGCAAAGCTGCTGGGCACACCTTGCTGATACTGGGAGGACAGACCTTCATGTGTGATAAGATCTACCAAGTGGAtcacaaagcaaaggaaattatcCCCAAAGCAGACCTGCCGAGTCCACGGAAGGAGTTTAGTGCCTGTGCCATTGGCTGCAAAGTATATATCACTGGAGGCAGGGGCTCAGAGAACGGGGTCTCAAAAGACGTATGGGTGTATGACACTGTTCATGAGGAATGGTCAAAAGCTGCCCCAATGTTAATAGCTCGGTTTGGGCATGGCTCGGCTGAATTGGAAAACTGTCTGTATGTGGTTGGTGGACACACTGCGGTAGCTGGAGTCTTTCCTGCATctccttctgtttccttgaaGCAAGTAGAGAAGTACGATCCCGTATCCAACAAATGGATGATGGTGGCTCCTTTGAGAGATGGAGTGAGCAACGCTGCAGTGGTGAGCGCCAGGCTGAAGCTTTTTGTCTTTGGTGGGACCAGCATTCACCGAGACATGGTGTCCAAAGTCCAGTGCTATGATCCAGCTGAGAATCGGTGGATGATCAAAGCTGAATGCCCACAGCCCTGGCGCTACACAGCAGCCGCTGTCCTGGGCAGCCAGATTTTTATCATGGGGGGAGACACAGAGTTCACAGCAGCATCCGCCTACCGCTTTGACTGCGAAACAGACCAGTGGACGCGCATTGGGGACATGACAGCCAAGCGCATGTCATGCCACGCGTTGGCCTCGGGGAATAAACTCTACGTGGTGGGGGGTTACTTTGGGACTCAGAGGTGCAAAACGCTGGACTGCTACGACCCTATGTCAGACACGTGGAACTGTATCACAACGGTGCCTTACTCGCTCATCCCCACAGCTTTTGTCAGCACCTGGAAGCACTTGCCATCATGA